The window TTTGTAAATCACCGTTGGATTGGTGGTACTTTGAGTAACTATCCTCAAGTTAAAAAGTCAGTTACCAAATTGATGCACTTTGAAGATATTATTGCAAAATCAGACAAATATTCTCACTATACCAAAAAAGAATTTACCGTGTTTAAAAAACTGGTAGAACGTTTGGAAAAGAATATTGGTGGTATTAGAAATTTACATTGGCCGGTTGGCGCAATTGTATTAGTTGACGTAACCAAAGAACGTTCTGCTCTTAAAGAAGCAGCGCAAGTTGGTATTCCTGTCGTAGCAATTGTTGATACTAATGGCGATCCATCGTTGGTTAACTACGTTATTCCAGCAAACGATGATGCTCCACGCGCTATTAAAGTTATTATTGACTACTTAGGGCTTGCGGTACAACAAGGTAAAGATGCAGCTAAAGCACAAGGCAAAGAAAAGCCTGTTGTTGCAGAAGTTGTTACTCGACCAGCTATTGATGAAACTGTTGCATTAGTACTTGCTCAAGCTGATGAAGAAGAAGAAGATGCTAAGGCTAAGCGCAAAGCAGCAGAAGATCTAAAGAAAGCAAAAAAAGCTGTTTTAGCTGAGTAAGCAAAACGATTGAAATTTTTTGGAGAGATGTCTGAGTGGTCGAAAGAGCACGATTGGAAATCGTGTATGTCTCGAAAGGGGCATCGAGGGTTCGAATCCCTCTCTCTCCATACTTTGCTCTTTAAGGAGCTTCGTATGGCGCGGCCATCTTCTTAAGGGACTTTATCTATAAAGTTTGATAAAGCGAAGCGTGCTTGTTCTTCGCAGCTCGAAGTCCGGCGTAGCTAGCCAAGCCTGATGGCCTGGATTAGCGTAGAGGGATTAGCGAAGTAGAACAAGAAAAAAATGTCTTAATTTAATGTTAAGACAAAAAATGAAAATACAAATCTGGGGAAGTAAGTAAAGAATAAATGCATAATCTGTCAGGTCCGAAAGGAAGCAGCAGGGGTATTGATTTCTTGTAGTTACTTCCCCTTTTTCTACTGCGCCAGAAACTCCATGTGTTTGAAGTTGGGGATGAGTGGCGAGTAGAAACCCTTCGTAGCTAGCCAAGCCGGGAGGCATGGATTAGCGAAGTAGGGTGAGTGGCTTGCAAGCCGTTTCTTTTGGCGAAGCAAAATTTATGGTATAATTAATAGAGTAATGAAAGCGACGACGGTAGATACTTATTCCTGAATTATTGAATATAAATTATTATGAGCACTGTTCTTAATCTTGCGCGAAAATGGCGGTCAAAATCATTCGATCAAATGGTGGGAC of the Candidatus Dependentiae bacterium genome contains:
- the rpsB gene encoding 30S ribosomal protein S2, with translation MAEKRTINFQDLVKAGVHFGHQTSRWCPKMAPYIWGYKNNVHLIDVAKTANQLEKAAKFLESVAAEGKSILWVGTKKSAQGVVTSMATSLNMPFVNHRWIGGTLSNYPQVKKSVTKLMHFEDIIAKSDKYSHYTKKEFTVFKKLVERLEKNIGGIRNLHWPVGAIVLVDVTKERSALKEAAQVGIPVVAIVDTNGDPSLVNYVIPANDDAPRAIKVIIDYLGLAVQQGKDAAKAQGKEKPVVAEVVTRPAIDETVALVLAQADEEEEDAKAKRKAAEDLKKAKKAVLAE